One Burkholderia sp. 9120 DNA window includes the following coding sequences:
- the ispG gene encoding flavodoxin-dependent (E)-4-hydroxy-3-methylbut-2-enyl-diphosphate synthase — MGFSMQSEAQSQSSSKIVSNEPVFGGHAARRKSHAVDVRWGGQIVTIGGDAPVRVQSMTNTDTADAIGTAIQIKELAQAGSELVRITVNTPEAAAAVPAVREQLDRMGVSVPLVGDFHYNGHLLLRDYPGCAESLSKYRINPGNVGHGAKRDTQFAQMIEAAAKYDKAVRIGVNWGSLDQDLLAKMMDENAARSTPWEAQSVMYEALIQSAIGSAERAVEIGLPRNKIILSCKVSGVQDLIAVYRELARRCDFALHLGLTEAGMGSKGIVASTAALSVLLQQGIGDTIRISLTPEPGGPRTGEVIVGQEILQTMGLRSFTPMVIACPGCGRTTSTLFQELASQIQTYLRTQMPVWRDQYPGVEKMHVAVMGCIVNGPGESKQANIGISLPGSGENPAAPVFIDGEKVKTLRGEHIAQEFQQIVSDYVERRYGRAEALN; from the coding sequence ATGGGTTTTTCGATGCAATCCGAAGCTCAATCCCAATCCAGTAGCAAGATCGTTTCCAATGAACCGGTGTTCGGCGGCCACGCGGCGCGGCGCAAGTCGCACGCGGTCGACGTCCGTTGGGGGGGGCAGATCGTCACGATCGGTGGCGACGCACCCGTGCGCGTCCAGTCCATGACCAACACGGACACTGCGGACGCAATCGGCACAGCCATCCAGATCAAGGAGCTGGCGCAAGCCGGTTCGGAACTGGTGCGTATCACGGTGAACACGCCGGAAGCGGCTGCGGCCGTGCCGGCCGTGCGCGAGCAGCTCGACCGCATGGGCGTGTCGGTGCCGCTGGTCGGCGACTTCCATTACAACGGCCATTTGCTGTTGCGCGACTATCCCGGGTGCGCGGAGTCGTTGTCCAAGTATCGGATCAATCCGGGCAACGTCGGTCACGGCGCGAAGCGCGACACGCAGTTCGCGCAGATGATCGAAGCGGCGGCGAAGTACGACAAGGCAGTGCGTATCGGCGTCAATTGGGGCAGTCTCGACCAGGACCTGCTCGCGAAAATGATGGACGAAAACGCGGCACGTTCCACGCCGTGGGAAGCGCAAAGCGTGATGTACGAAGCGCTGATCCAGTCGGCGATCGGCTCGGCCGAACGCGCGGTCGAAATCGGCCTGCCGCGTAACAAGATCATTCTGTCGTGCAAGGTCAGCGGCGTGCAGGACCTGATCGCCGTGTATCGCGAACTCGCGCGCCGTTGCGACTTCGCGCTGCATCTTGGCTTGACGGAAGCGGGCATGGGCTCGAAAGGTATCGTCGCGTCGACGGCGGCGCTGTCGGTGCTGTTGCAGCAAGGTATCGGCGACACGATCCGGATCTCGCTGACACCGGAACCGGGCGGCCCGCGTACCGGCGAAGTGATCGTCGGCCAGGAAATTCTGCAGACCATGGGTCTGCGCTCGTTCACGCCGATGGTGATCGCGTGCCCGGGTTGCGGCCGTACTACCAGCACGCTGTTCCAGGAGCTGGCGTCGCAAATCCAGACCTATCTGCGCACGCAGATGCCGGTGTGGCGCGACCAGTATCCTGGCGTCGAGAAGATGCACGTCGCGGTGATGGGCTGCATCGTCAATGGTCCGGGCGAGTCGAAGCAGGCCAATATCGGCATCAGCTTGCCGGGCTCGGGTGAGAACCCGGCCGCGCCGGTGTTTATCGACGGCGAGAAGGTCAAGACGCTGCGCGGCGAGCACATCGCGCAAGAATTCCAGCAAATCGTGAGTGACTACGTCGAGCGCCGCTATGGCCGCGCCGAGGCACTCAACTAA
- a CDS encoding RodZ domain-containing protein, translating to MSEPQHPQPQDTDTNEGHPAPVARAVVQPVVQPGLDSLAAVGARLTQLRESKGWTIEDVSARLKVSVVKLRALESGDISHLPDTTFALGVVRSYAKMLGADPTPFTQALRREKGVPAPDLSMPASSGKDLPRGKVSLSLGGSGQKSRSWLWGVAAVIVAVIALGMWHTNGGDSSVWLARLKASANGAAGGATGASGAVAQSQAAGSDATTEEAASAPDTQAAADSAASGTPMPAPLATGAAPSSASAVTATAAAPKAASQAEAVVAPAASAPAAIVADASSAAVDTAGGGEAIVALRVTQDSWFSVRGKDGKEVFSGLVHAGDTKEVTGVAPFKVTLGNKAGLESLTLDGQPVDPAKYSAAKGNVARFALP from the coding sequence ATGAGTGAGCCGCAGCACCCGCAGCCGCAGGACACAGACACGAACGAAGGCCATCCGGCGCCGGTCGCACGGGCGGTGGTGCAGCCCGTTGTGCAGCCGGGCTTGGATTCGTTGGCGGCAGTTGGCGCGCGCTTGACCCAGTTGCGTGAGTCGAAAGGCTGGACGATCGAGGACGTGTCCGCGCGTCTGAAAGTCTCCGTCGTCAAGTTGCGTGCGCTCGAATCGGGCGACATCAGCCACTTGCCGGATACGACCTTCGCGCTCGGCGTCGTGCGCAGCTATGCGAAGATGCTGGGCGCCGATCCCACGCCGTTCACGCAGGCCTTGCGTCGCGAGAAGGGTGTGCCTGCGCCGGACCTGTCGATGCCTGCATCTTCGGGCAAAGATTTGCCGCGCGGCAAGGTGTCGCTGTCGCTCGGCGGAAGTGGGCAAAAGAGCCGTTCGTGGTTATGGGGCGTGGCGGCGGTGATCGTCGCGGTGATCGCGTTGGGCATGTGGCATACCAACGGCGGCGATTCGTCGGTGTGGCTTGCTCGGTTGAAGGCGAGCGCGAATGGCGCCGCGGGTGGCGCGACCGGTGCATCGGGCGCGGTGGCACAGAGTCAGGCGGCGGGTTCCGACGCCACGACGGAAGAGGCGGCGTCCGCACCGGACACGCAAGCCGCGGCAGACAGCGCAGCGTCGGGTACGCCGATGCCCGCGCCGTTGGCTACGGGCGCCGCGCCGTCGTCGGCATCGGCCGTGACGGCAACGGCGGCTGCACCCAAGGCGGCTTCGCAGGCGGAGGCTGTTGTCGCACCGGCTGCAAGCGCGCCGGCGGCGATCGTTGCTGACGCATCGTCGGCGGCAGTTGACACGGCGGGCGGCGGCGAGGCGATCGTCGCACTGCGCGTGACGCAAGATAGCTGGTTCAGCGTGCGTGGCAAGGACGGCAAGGAAGTGTTCTCCGGCCTCGTCCACGCGGGCGACACTAAAGAAGTGACGGGCGTGGCGCCGTTCAAGGTCACGCTGGGCAACAAGGCCGGTCTTGAGTCTTTGACGCTCGACGGCCAACCGGTTGATCCGGCCAAATATTCGGCAGCTAAAGGTAACGTGGCGCGCTTCGCGTTGCCTTGA
- the rlmN gene encoding 23S rRNA (adenine(2503)-C(2))-methyltransferase RlmN: MTSSSTVNLLDLDAQGLVAYCDSLGEKPFRAKQLQRWIHQYNAADFDGMTDLAKSLREKLKGRATISMPGIVSDHISTDGTRKWLIDVGNSNAVETVYIPEETRGTLCVSSQAGCAVNCRFCSTGKQGFSRNLSTAEIIGQLRMAEFALRATRGGDGGRATGGDGKGDRVVTNVVMMGMGEPLLNYDAVVPAMRLMLDDNAYGLSRRRVTLSTSGVVPMMDRLGADLPVALAVSLHAPSDPLRDMLVPLNKKYPLRELMAACQRYLKVAPRDFITFEYCMLDGVNDSEAQARELLAVTRDVPCKFNLIPFNPFPESGLFRSKPEQIKRFAQVLMDAGVVTTVRKTRGDDIDAACGQLAGAVQDRTRLAERTGKAAKIIEVRAV, translated from the coding sequence ATGACGAGCAGTTCCACCGTCAACCTTCTCGACCTCGACGCCCAAGGGCTCGTCGCTTACTGCGACAGCCTGGGCGAGAAGCCGTTTCGCGCCAAGCAATTGCAGCGCTGGATTCACCAGTACAACGCTGCCGACTTCGACGGCATGACCGATCTCGCGAAGTCCTTGCGCGAAAAGCTCAAAGGGCGCGCCACGATCTCGATGCCGGGCATCGTCAGCGACCATATTTCGACCGACGGCACACGCAAGTGGCTGATCGACGTCGGCAACAGCAACGCGGTCGAAACCGTCTACATCCCGGAAGAAACGCGCGGCACGTTGTGCGTATCGTCGCAGGCCGGGTGCGCGGTCAACTGCCGTTTCTGTTCGACCGGCAAGCAGGGTTTCTCCCGCAATCTCTCTACCGCTGAAATCATCGGCCAGTTACGCATGGCCGAATTCGCGCTGCGCGCCACGCGCGGTGGGGACGGCGGCCGCGCCACGGGTGGTGACGGCAAGGGCGACCGCGTCGTCACGAACGTCGTGATGATGGGTATGGGCGAGCCGCTGCTGAACTACGACGCAGTCGTGCCGGCCATGCGCCTTATGCTCGACGACAACGCTTACGGCCTGTCGCGCCGGCGCGTCACGCTGTCCACGTCGGGCGTCGTGCCGATGATGGACCGGCTCGGCGCCGATCTGCCGGTAGCGCTCGCCGTGTCGTTGCACGCACCGAGCGATCCGCTGCGCGACATGCTGGTGCCGCTGAACAAGAAGTACCCGCTGCGCGAACTGATGGCCGCTTGTCAGCGCTATCTGAAAGTCGCGCCGCGCGATTTTATTACGTTCGAATATTGCATGCTCGACGGTGTGAACGACAGCGAGGCGCAAGCGCGCGAATTGCTGGCCGTCACGCGCGACGTCCCGTGCAAGTTCAATCTGATTCCGTTCAATCCGTTCCCCGAATCGGGCCTTTTCCGCTCGAAGCCGGAACAGATCAAACGGTTTGCACAAGTGTTGATGGACGCGGGCGTCGTCACCACGGTGCGCAAAACACGCGGCGACGATATCGACGCAGCCTGCGGTCAGTTGGCCGGTGCGGTGCAAGACCGTACGCGCCTCGCTGAACGCACCGGGAAGGCGGCGAAGATTATCGAGGTTCGGGCCGTGTAA
- the ndk gene encoding nucleoside-diphosphate kinase, producing the protein MAIERTLSIIKPDAVAKNVIGQIYSRFENAGLKIVASRMVHLSRADAEKFYAVHAARPFFKDLVDFMISGPVVVQALEGENAILKHRDLMGATDPKKAEKGTIRADFADSIDANAVHGSDASETAAVEIAFFFPQVNVYSR; encoded by the coding sequence ATGGCGATCGAACGCACCCTGTCGATTATCAAGCCGGACGCAGTGGCCAAGAATGTGATCGGCCAGATCTACAGCCGTTTCGAAAACGCTGGTCTGAAGATCGTGGCTTCGCGCATGGTTCATCTGTCGCGCGCCGACGCTGAGAAGTTCTACGCTGTGCACGCTGCACGCCCGTTCTTCAAGGACCTCGTCGACTTCATGATTTCGGGCCCTGTGGTCGTGCAAGCGCTGGAAGGCGAAAACGCGATCCTGAAGCACCGTGACCTGATGGGCGCAACGGACCCGAAGAAGGCAGAAAAGGGCACGATCCGCGCCGATTTCGCCGACAGCATCGACGCTAACGCGGTGCACGGTTCGGACGCTTCGGAAACGGCAGCAGTTGAAATCGCTTTCTTCTTCCCGCAAGTGAACGTTTACTCGCGTTAA
- a CDS encoding Bax inhibitor-1/YccA family protein, producing the protein MNDHPYSFGRNGAVSTVETRNRVLRNTYWLLALSMIPTVLGAWVGLATGFSLFAATSPAMSMLAFFAIAFGFMFAIQKTKDSAAGVFVLLGFTFFMGLMLSRILSFVLGFSNGPSLIMLAFGGTGVIFASMATIATVSKRDFSGLGKWLFMGVIVLLLASVANVFLHLPALMLTVSVLAIVIFSAYMLFDVQRVVNGGETNYITATLAIYLDLYNVFVNLLALLGIFGGNRN; encoded by the coding sequence ATGAACGATCATCCGTATAGCTTTGGCCGCAATGGCGCAGTCAGCACGGTCGAAACGCGTAACCGCGTGCTACGGAACACCTACTGGCTACTGGCGTTGTCCATGATTCCGACCGTGCTCGGCGCATGGGTTGGCCTCGCCACCGGCTTTTCACTGTTCGCGGCCACCAGCCCGGCCATGAGCATGCTGGCGTTCTTCGCGATCGCATTCGGCTTCATGTTTGCGATCCAGAAGACCAAAGACAGCGCGGCGGGCGTGTTCGTACTGCTCGGCTTCACGTTCTTTATGGGCCTGATGCTGTCGCGCATCCTGAGCTTCGTGCTCGGTTTTTCTAACGGCCCGTCGCTGATCATGCTCGCCTTCGGTGGCACTGGTGTGATCTTCGCGTCGATGGCGACCATCGCCACGGTCAGCAAGCGCGACTTTTCGGGTCTCGGCAAGTGGCTGTTCATGGGCGTGATCGTGCTGCTGCTGGCTTCGGTCGCGAACGTGTTCCTGCATCTGCCGGCGCTGATGCTCACCGTGTCCGTGCTGGCCATCGTGATCTTCTCGGCCTACATGCTGTTCGACGTCCAGCGCGTCGTGAACGGCGGTGAAACGAATTACATCACCGCCACGCTCGCGATCTACCTGGATCTGTACAACGTGTTCGTGAACCTGCTCGCGCTGCTCGGCATCTTCGGCGGCAACCGCAACTAA
- a CDS encoding MBL fold metallo-hydrolase encodes MRFASLGSGSEGNALLVEAQSGATTTRVLLDCGFSAKEVERRLNRLGASAEGLDAILITHEHSDHIGGALTLARKWSIPLYMSWGTARAVGADEADIDLQVLWGDEAVAIGDLSILPYTVPHDAREPLQYVLSNGASRLGVLTDVGTSTPHISSVLSGCDALVLECNHDVQMLAGSRYPQSLKARIGGNHGHLNNEAAAEILASLDRSRLRHLVAAHLSQQNNSPELAQAAMAGVLGAAPTEVVIATQDEGFAWLSL; translated from the coding sequence GTGAGGTTCGCAAGTCTCGGCAGCGGTAGTGAAGGAAATGCGTTGCTGGTGGAAGCGCAAAGCGGCGCGACCACCACGCGCGTGCTGCTCGACTGCGGCTTTTCGGCCAAGGAAGTCGAGCGGCGTCTGAACCGGCTTGGCGCGAGCGCCGAAGGTCTCGACGCCATTCTGATTACGCATGAACACAGTGACCACATTGGCGGCGCGCTGACGCTGGCGCGCAAGTGGTCGATTCCGCTGTACATGAGCTGGGGCACCGCCCGTGCGGTAGGCGCCGACGAAGCGGACATCGACCTGCAGGTGCTGTGGGGCGACGAAGCGGTTGCAATCGGCGACCTCAGCATCCTTCCCTATACCGTTCCTCACGACGCCCGCGAGCCGCTGCAGTATGTGCTCTCGAACGGCGCGAGCCGGCTCGGCGTATTGACCGATGTCGGCACGTCCACGCCGCATATCAGCTCCGTGTTGAGCGGTTGCGATGCGCTGGTGCTCGAATGCAATCACGACGTCCAGATGCTGGCGGGCAGTCGCTATCCGCAGTCGCTAAAGGCGCGCATCGGCGGTAATCATGGGCATTTGAACAACGAGGCGGCGGCTGAAATCCTGGCTTCGCTCGACCGCTCGCGTTTGCGACATCTGGTCGCGGCGCATCTGAGCCAGCAGAACAATTCGCCGGAACTGGCGCAGGCCGCGATGGCCGGCGTGCTTGGCGCGGCGCCGACGGAAGTGGTGATCGCTACACAGGACGAAGGCTTTGCGTGGTTGAGCCTGTAG